The following are from one region of the Nicotiana tabacum cultivar K326 chromosome 3, ASM71507v2, whole genome shotgun sequence genome:
- the LOC142177460 gene encoding secreted RxLR effector protein 161-like, which yields MKDLNEVDTILGIKVKRDNKQVTLSQAHYIDKILTKFSHLGIKGNNTPYDSSVKLTANTGRAVAQLEYECAIGSMMYAMHCTRPDIAFAVCKLSRFTSNPGNDHWKAISRVLGYLKYTKHLGICYNGFPNVLEGYSDASWITSVNDNKSTSGWIFTLGGGAISWASKKQTCISHSTMESEFIALAAAGKEAE from the coding sequence ATGAAGGATTTAAATGAAGTTGATACTATTTTGGGAATCAAGGTCAAAAGAGATAACAAGCAAGTGACTTTGTCACAAGCACATTATATAGATAAAATCCTTACTAAATTCAGTCATTTAGGAATAAAGGGGAATAATACTCCTTATGATTCTAGTGTTAAGCTAACTGCAAATACTGGAAGAGCAGTAGCACAGTTGGAGTATGAATGTGCGATAGGTAGTATGATGTATGCAATGCATTGCACTAGACCCGACATTGCATTTGCTGTTTGTAAACTTTCAAGGTTTACCAGTAATCCAGGTAATGATCATTGGAAAGCAATAAGTAGAGTACttggatatttaaaatatacaaagcACTTAGGCATTTGCTATAATGGTTTTCCTAATGTATTAGAGGGATATTCTGATGCAAGTTGGATTACAAGTGTTAATGATAATAAATCCACATCAGGATGGATATTTACTCTAGGCGGTGGAGCCATTAGTTGGGCATCcaagaaacaaacatgtatttcccATTCTACTATGGAATCTGAATTTATTGCATTAGCAGCTGCTGGAAAAGAAGCAGAATGA
- the LOC142177461 gene encoding secreted RxLR effector protein 161-like, with translation MGEASYVIGIEIFRTRSQGLLRLSQKGYIERILERFNMNNCSAGIVPIQKGDKFSLMQFPKNDVERKEMESIPYSSIVGSLMYAQTCPRSNISFAVGMLGRCQSNPRIDHWKVVKKLLRYLKGTKDYILMYRRSKHLEVVGYSDSDFAGCIDTRKSTFGYLFQLAEEAISWKSAKQSVIAISTMEEEFAACFEATIHALWLRNFISGLGVVDTITKPLKIYCDNSAAIFFSKNDKYSKGAKHMELKYFTVKEEVQK, from the coding sequence atgggtgaggCATCCTATGTGATAGGAATAGAAATATTCCGTACTAGATCACAAGGATTATTGCGATTGTCTCAGAAAGGCTATATCGAAAGAATTCTAGAGAGATTTAATATGAACAATTGTTCAGCAGGAATTGTTCCAATTCAAAAAGGGGATaaatttagtctcatgcaattccCTAAGAATGATGTAGAACGAAAGGAAATGGAATCAATTCCTTACTCTTCAATTGTTGGTAGTCTAATGTATGCTCAGACTTGCCCAAGATCGAATATTAGTTTTGCGGTCGGAATGCTAGGAAGATGTCAGAGTAACCCAAGAATTGATCACTGGAAAGTTGTAAAGAAACTTTTGAGGTACCTGAAAGGAACGAAGGATTACATTCTCATGTATAGGAGATCCAAGCATTTGGAAGTTGTTGGATACTCGGATTCAGATTTCGCTGGATGTATTGACACTAGAAAATCCACGTTTGGTTATTTATTCCAATTAGCTGAAGAAGCAATATCGTGGAAGAGTGCCAAACAGTCTGTCATTGCTATATCCACGATGGAAGAAGAATTTGCGGCATGTTTTGAAGCCACAATTCATGCATTATGGCTGCGAAACTTTATTTCAGGACTTGGGGTTGTCGACACCATTACCAAGCCGCTGAAAATTTACTGTGATAATTCTGCAGCAATATTCTTCTCCAAGAACGATAAGTACTCCAAAGGTGCCAAGCATATGGAATTAAAGTACTTTACCGTCAAGGAGGAAGTTCAGAAATAA
- the LOC142177459 gene encoding secreted RxLR effector protein 161-like, which produces MKDLNEVDTILGIKVKRDNKQVTLSQAHYIDKILTKFSHLGIKGNNTPYDSSVKLTANTGRAVAQLEYECAIGSMMYAMHCTRPDIAFAVCKLSRFTSNPGNDHWKAISRVLGYLKYTKHLGICYNGFPNVLEGYSDASWITSVNDNKSTSGWIFTLGGGAINWASKKQTCISHSTMESEFIALAAAGKEAE; this is translated from the coding sequence ATGAAGGATTTAAATGAAGTTGATACTATTTTGGGAATCAAGGTCAAAAGAGATAACAAGCAAGTGACTTTGTCACAAGCACATTATATAGATAAAATCCTTACTAAATTCAGTCATTTAGGAATAAAGGGGAATAATACTCCTTATGATTCTAGTGTTAAGCTAACTGCAAATACTGGAAGAGCAGTAGCACAGTTGGAGTATGAATGTGCGATAGGTAGTATGATGTATGCAATGCATTGCACTAGACCCGACATTGCATTTGCTGTTTGTAAACTTTCAAGGTTTACCAGTAATCCAGGTAATGATCATTGGAAAGCAATAAGTAGAGTACttggatatttaaaatatacaaagcACTTAGGCATTTGCTATAATGGTTTTCCTAATGTATTAGAGGGATATTCTGATGCAAGTTGGATTACAAGTGTTAATGATAATAAATCCACATCAGGATGGATATTTACTCTAGGCGGTGGAGCCATTAATTGGGCATCcaagaaacaaacatgtatttcccATTCTACTATGGAATCTGAATTTATTGCATTAGCAGCTGCTGGAAAAGAAGCAGAATGA